The following nucleotide sequence is from Osmia lignaria lignaria isolate PbOS001 chromosome 16, iyOsmLign1, whole genome shotgun sequence.
acGTGTTGTACAATTAAGAATTAACATAAACGTACTAtgatcaatgaaaaatattcgtcCATCTGTGTGTACCCTCTCTTCCCAACCCTCAGGAAGAGGTCCAAGTTGATCTAAATCGCTTCGTGATGTCGTAGAAGGGGCAATATGGTTAGGTATCGAACTTGGACGCCCCGTTCGAGGGTCGATCCATGTTGTTGTCCTTTCGTTATGATCAATGAAAAATACTCTACCATTCGGAGCTATCTGCATACCCCAACCAGGTGGTAATCCTTCGTCGCTTGACACGGGAAGCGTCGGTTTTGGACTTTCAATCTAAATATCAAAGGATGATGAAGATTAAGGTAAACGTTTTTAATTGTTCACACGAATATTGAGTGACTGTCAGATAACACTTTTTAACTAAGATCTCTACGCACTTGTTCGGACGATCGCCTAGACCCAGCGGGACTATCCACATTGTCGTCGCTCTGTAAACGTATTATTAACATATTTTAcatcaaaatataattttgtataaaataaatacaaactCACATGATAATCACGCTCATGTAATAATGTCAACTTATTGTGCAATAAGATGACTTACATCTTACGCACGTTCAACATTTGCCGATATATTAAGCGTTTACTGTTATATactatttgtaaaaatatttttaaggaaACAGAATTAAACAAATTCATGCAATATATCAGAtacagaaatttaaaataaaattctaaataaatatgCATATGAATTGCATTGCTGAAGGCATAAAAACCCTTTTAGCCAAATATTCCGGGGAAATAATCACATGCAAATGCATGGTGAATTTTCTGAAATATCAGTGCTAGGAAGCAAATATCCTTCTTTCGTTTTCAATATTGAACTTCACTGGTATAGTACGAACACgcatgtaaatgtaaataaaagcATTGAATAGAACTGAAAGTGAGCATGTCTACGTGTTTGAGTACCTGGTCTTCACTTTCACTAAGGTAGCCACGTTGATCAACAGAATGTCCAGAGTCTGAAGAAGTATCCCCCATACCCCCTCCCCTATGATTCTCAATCTCATTATCTCTCGTTTCCGAATCTTCACCTTCCTCGCGGAGAACTTCACCATCCTTACACACACATGCACAAAATTGCTACATACTGCATGCTAAGTATTctatttgttaaaaaattatcatatctttgaaatattagtatttatcattttttgtttctttcacgATTCATGCATATCTAGCAATTAGTAAATCGTTAGttacaatcatatttttcattGCGACGTTACCGCATATTAACATAGGTATGTATAAAAAAGCATGTGTATATCTGTAGTTGCCAAAATATAATACACTTATAAATATTGAGTAGGACTACGAATGTGTTCAATTGATTAGAGATTTTTTTTAACTACAACTTGTTAAATTCATTACACAACACACCTCAAGTCCTACACTTTTtgtgcgtgtgtgtgtatgCATCTATATACACACATACGTTTTACATAtggaatataaatattattataaagatCAGATAATACACAGGGCACATATGTAAACAGAATATCATACTATAAAAGAATTAGTTACGATAACAAAATACATTCAAACTATTAAAAGTTAATGTACAAGAACTCTAATTATATAAGTCACATTGTTTCATTGTATTTATTGCAATTAAATGATTTAGCATTAGCATTACCTGATTAATTGAACTCCTGTGTCTGTTTTCTTCATCCGCGCTAATATGGAAACGTCGCTGAAATTCAGTTGCTGCAGTACTGAAATTTCTCTCAGATGTCGTATTTCCACTAGGTGAAGTAGTACTGTAAATATATTTTAGTATCTTACAAATATCAGTATTCACGTTCATAATTTATAGATACACGCAATAGCGGCTTGACAATTGCCCGCTTTAGGAGCACTAAGAGAGAATTTTTCTCAGAAACGGAGAATTATCAAGCGTCAATGACACGCGTGTTTGCTTCATATTGTTATTTATCTGACAGTTATACATTCGGTAACTATCTAGAAGGCAGAGTGGGGTGCACGCGCATATGTGACTAATGCGTACAAATACGGGAAGTTTCTAACAGGGAATTACCTAGCGACTACTATCATTATGATTTGTTTTAAAAAGTATGTAATATGTTTTACATACGATTCTGTTGGACATTCCCATTGTGTAAATCTTGCTATATGATTAACATAATATGTTCTTCCATTTGCATCCTGTCTTTCTTCCCATCCTGGTGGTAGAGGTCTATTAAGGGCAAcctataaaaattgtttaaaaatattatttattgtgaatgtgatatttaaaatttatcaatttatccatattatatatatgtacatctgCAACCTGTTCCATTGGGCTATTATTTGGTTGTTGTACCATTTCCCACCCTCCCGAGTCAGTTGTAGCATCTCCATTATCATTGTCAACACTTGATGTATCAGAAATATATGCATGGTATACCTCCAATGTACCCTTCACTCTCGAACGCTGACTGGAATGATTACTAGCCATATCCTCGTAAGTTATTCATTTTGCATTTGcaaacaaaatatacaaaagaaaatattttaataaactaaataaaaaaactgatataatgcaaaatattaTAGCCTACAGAACTCAAAACATTGCAGAGAAGTGCATGTGAAAATGATGGCAATAAAAGTTAATGAATAAATTAAGGATACAGATGCAGTTATCTAAGAATTCaaattgcataaaaattcataaacaaaTCATTCTAAATTAGAAGCATAATAAGATACATATATAGCTCCAAGCATACATTATAACAGCACTTACCTACGGGGTCTTAGTAAATAACGTCTAGTAGGAATCGTACGACCTTCTTGTTCTTTAGGCAggttaattaatgttaattctATCATTCCAAGAAAATCATCCCTTGTCAATCTATTTTCATCAAAAACTTGTAATACTAATTTGTGATCAACAGGTTTAACCTGAAGATGAAAAGTAGCTATGTATTAAATCTCACATATATTTAATTCGACATGTCACCAAAGTACATTATATTAATCTTACTCTAAATATAAACTCTTCCTCCCAAGTGGGATTCAAAGTTTTTTTCTTAGTTTTTGTGAGGGCAGAATCCACAGTTTGATCACCATTTATAGTATTTAAGTCAACACGTACATATGGATCGCTTGCACCAAAGATATCTTTCTTTGCTAATTGGTGTGCAGCGATCACTTTTAATCTCAGCTTGCTAGTAGCTTCATTCCTCTGTGCAAAACACAAAAACCCAAATATTATAATACAGTTAAATTGTGGTTATTAACTGAATCAATGATCATTTTATGATAGCTCATatcacttttttttatataatataaatttataagaaaagaaCAGCTTCTTTTATGAATCATTGAAATGTCAAGTATTTTATTCAATTGTATGACTAATTAGGTGATAATATTTTCCTGTTCGTTTTTGTGTATTTCACATAATAAAggtacttttaattattttattacttattgATAAGATTGATTGGAGTTGCTCAAAAGGTAAACGTAATAAAAACAACTTGTATTGGAATTTTTAGTTAAATAAAAACCTACAACGTTAGCATAACAATCGTAAAATCAACAACTCTCTGGAAGTAACACCCTTTCTGAAGTCTATCAATCAAAAATCCAACCTGTACTTGTCAAACTGTCAAAATAGTTACGTACGGATTCTCCGTCAACTCCTGGCGGTGGATTATATCCGTAAACATGTTCTTCTGCCATTAACGTTATATGTaatcgatttttttttaatcgtcGACTgctgtttcttacaatttagaGAAGTTCACAGTTTCTTATGTGCCATCAAGAAACCTATTTTGTCTTAACCCCTCTCCGTCACTATTGCATGAACGAAACGGATATGACATACTCCCGCTTAAAGATGGCTAACTtcctttcaaatatttaaacataactaaaaatttaatttcttcattttatctACGTTCCAATCAAGAAACTTATCTTTATCCTCACGAAAATACTTGCCCCTTTATAAGACACGTTACTCTTGAttctttaaattatattaaggACTATTAAAAAGGAACTTAAAGAAAAAAGTTACATTCTACATAATGCTGAAATGAATAATATTCAATGCGCCTGCGAATATCTTTCCGAATTTTCCTAAATAAAAGTCTTTCGTCATTATACGCAATAAGTTGAGCGGCAATATCGAAATTACTTTTGATATAAGTAAGGTTTCTATTTAACATTACCATCATATTTGAACAGTTAATGTGTGTAAAACGTAATTTATGCGTTTTGGAATGTATTCTTAATGATTATCAAAACACTGTTTTAAGGGCTTTATATTAACAGACATATGAACATTACAACAATTGCATTTTAGCACGTACGAGGAAACATGATTATTCACATACCATAGGCTCTGTCAGTGAGACTCGTCCAGGTCTTGTATTAGCTTGTAGTACTCTAGATGCAGAACGATGCTGGCTGTTCCAGGTATAAGAACGATTCCTCTGAGGAGGTGATTCAACACCAGCATATATTGGGTAGGTCAAAGTACCTGGCatcttatatttttaaattctgagTACCTTCCACATTGATACAAATGTTCTTCACTATATCGATTACATGTGTTTTAGTTTTGATAtgtgatattaattaataaacataattcctaaacataaaataagaatagttattttaaattatgttaatgcattaaaaccaaattcaaataaattttacgGCACTTTAAGTATAATTGCATATGAATCTAACATTAAATGGAGTATCAATAAATAAAACTAATGTTATTATTCTTTGTTATGTAACAACTATAATATAGATGAAAACATTACAATAGATActtgatattaaataaattaacgttttaaattgtatttgtaACACAACATACAGTATTATTGGAATAATATGTGTATATGAATACATACTAGTAACAATAAGATTTATGCAGAATCATTAAGCATCAATACAAGGTAACATAAAGTGTTAaacaaaatatgattaattGAATAAACACTTTTCAAGAAAACTTGTACAATTCACGATTAACTAATTATTCATATAtatgataatttatattaaaacttttaacagaAAGAACATAATGCATGATCGTCCATAACTGAAAATCCACTTATTTCTGATGTGAacgttaaatataaaaatctttcgAGATAAGAAGAGTGCTTTAAATCATTAATATGATAACACGTACTTGTTCAACTACGAAATTAACTACTACATTGAAAGTTAGATAAACATACAAACAGGTAATTGTTCCATAAACTATAAATGATTCAAATAAAAGTCTATAGAAacgattaaaaatagaaattacaaaGGTAATTATCTAACAAATAGTCTATAATGTATACTTATTAATGTTTCGAACAAGTATCGTTTCTTGATATAACCATAGTATTACTTTGTGTTTTCAtgatatgaagatatttaattgattattttattcaacttGCATTTGTTATATAGGTAGGGTGGCGCTCTTGAAGTTGTTAAATGTCAATCTTTGTCTGTTTCTGAGTAATTCGAAATCAGtacaaaaaaaatgttcaatacTTGTATAGAAACTTCCGCTTCTAATACGTGAATACGTGACATATTGAACGTAACACGTATTCAAAATGTTAGTAAACATTCATTTGTGTTCGCAAATATGTATATGTCATTAACaatcaatataaaattaaagtaaaaataatagTCAAGCTTGTAAATAAAACACAAGTACActtttagatttatttttatgtatgataCAGGTTAAGTGGTAATAAATAAGTATTACTCCATCTTCGTTatacttgaatttttaaaattgttaagaTGTTAAGAAGACGAAATGTGAACATTAAAACTGTCAAGGAACTGGATGGATTTCCCAAGGTTCCTGAACCTTATGTTGATAAGACTGCAGTTGGAGGAACATGTAAGCTTTATGCTACATAATTCAGTGTTTTGTTTATACccaataataacattttatgtttttaatttacagTTTCCATATTTACCATATGTACTATTGCATATCTCATAATAGCTGAAACAAATTATTATCTTGATAGCAGATTACAATTCAAATTTGAACCAGATACAGACATtgatgcaaaattaaaaataaacattgaCATAACTGTTGCTATGCCATGTGGTCGTATTGGTGCTGATGTTTTAGATTCAACAAATCAAAATATGGTAGGACATGAATCCTTAGAAGAAGAAGACACATGGTGGGAATTAACACAAGAACAAAGAGCTCATTTTGAAGCTTTGAAACACATGAATTCTTATTTAAGAGAAGAATATCATGCTATTCATGAACTATTATGGAAATCTAATCAAGTTACCTTGTATAGTGAAATGCCAAAACGGTATGTGAATTGTATTTAAACACTGTTATGGTTTTGTTTTAGGAATCCCATTTATGTTATGATTATATATGTTTTAGAACTCATCAACCTTCATATCCACCAAATGCATGCCGTATACATGGCACTTTAAATGTTAATAAAGTAGCTGGAAATTTTCATATAACAGCTGGAAAATCATTATCTATCCCCAGAGGACATATACATATTTCAGCATTCATGACTGATAGGGATTATAACTTTACTCACAGGATAAATAAGTTTTCATTTGGTGGACCTAGCCCAGGTGTTGTTCATCCATTAGAAGGGGATGAAAAAATTGCTGATAACAGTAAGTTTATGTGACATATAGAAGATGAATATGAGTTTTGTGAAatctattattaataaaaaacaattgttTTTTTAGATATGATTTTATATCAGTATTTTGTAGAAATAGTTCCCACAGATATACAAACTTTACTAAGTACTTCTAAAACTTATCAGTATAGTGTAAAGGATCATCAAAGACCTATTGATCATCAAAAAGGATCTCATGGAATTCCCGGGATCTTTTTCAAGTATGATATGAGTGCACTTAAAATAAAAGTTACCCAACAACGCGATACAGTATCCCAGTTTTTAGTAAAATTGTGTGCTACAGTTGGAGGTATTTTTGTTACAAGTGGTAAGTACCTTCGTTTAAATAATTCgcgttttattgaaaatatttttaatacattaaattttACAGGATTAGTAAAGAACATTGTTCAGTATTTTTGGTACATAGTATGCTGCAAGTTTCTAACGCctaaagaaaacaaaaatgacCAAATGTTTTCAACCCCAGTTGTTGGTACTAACTATCAAATACCTGGAACAATAAATCTATTAAATGTTCCAATACCAAATAACGTGGATATCATGTTTCAggctaaataaaaataactttattttaaaatgaaaatgacaATGAATGATTTATTTGtaacaattttgtaaataataaattaataataacaattttatatttatgaattatAGTTGTTTTTCTTAACAATTTGTATAATAGGTCTATTTGCGAATTTCTGGTTCCCCTAGCAGCAAGTGGGAGAAGCAGCAGGTTCCCTCTCCTGTTAATTTCCTCCAATGAAATGGTTTATTAGAACAGAAAGTATAAGAAAGAAATGACAAGGAGATGAATGGCACGAATGGTAGTAGGAAAGTTTGATCGAAAGATGACATTTTATTCACAtttattaaatcaatgcattaaTGTTGTACGATATGCGTAGCAAAAGATTAGTCGGCTGAAAATCTTCGCATGCGCTCGTCCGAACTATTTAAGAgaacgaaatttatttcattctcaAATAAAATTAAGGAAACGTAAATTGTTTAGAAATGGCAGATATTAAACCAGATCATAAAGTTGAAGATACTGATAATTATGGAATGGGTAATAATGCGGAACCAAAAAATATGCAAGAATTGACAGAATATGTAAGTATAGGCCGATGTATTGTTGTGTCATTTGTTGTAACTCAATGTTACGATTCCttgtttatattttctttttttatttttaggtacAAACACTACTACAAAATATGCAGGGTAAATTTCAAACAATGTCAGATCAAATTCTTGGAAAAAATATCCTTTTCTAAGCCTTTTTTTACAAACATGCTTCCTTAAATAACCTCAAAAAATGTAATGGTTATGAACGCCgaaatgtttattttatgaaagtgagaactaatatataaaaaaaagaagttatttaaggaaattttatatttactttaaCAGTTTTGTACTCGgaatgttaattattataactatcCTTAATAGAAAATACTAGATGAAATGGGAAACAGGATAGATGATCTAGAAAAGAACATCACAGACCTAATGACACAGGCTGGTGTAGAAGGAGGTGAAAAATGATCATATCTATTATAAGATTGATTTTGATATACAaacaaaaacatttttaatattggtTAATGCTATTGGTCAAGAATGATATCTAAAGGTTATTGATATGTACTTTTagttataaaagaaataaatcacCTTTTTTGCAGTAAAGTAATCCAATCTAatctacattttcttttttcttgttaaATAAAAACGGGAGACATACTTAATTATACTTAATAATCATAGGCTTTGTTAAAAACTTCTGATATGCAGGAATTGGGGGTATtgctttaaatataaatttgcgTGGACCATCATGTTTAGAATCTGTTTGCAGTTTAATCtacaattgtataaaatattaaatggaattaatgaaatatacataATTACATAGATTTATGCCTGATTCTCACAGGTTTATCTTTAATAGATTCAGAGTCTGTTTCTTCTGAACTCTCTTTATATTCCTCAATTTGTACAGATTCTGAAGAGTTGGTTTTTAAACTAGATTTTGCAGAATCCTATAAATAAATGTTCATTAATAACCATACACAATTATTACATATCAAGTTAAAATGAAGACCTACCGTGGACCCCGTCGCACGGGTATCTAATTTCTGTGAAATGATGGGAGAAGAAGTAAAACGACTAGCCAAATTAGTTAGAGAATAAGCTTGTCTAAATGAAGTTCGTTCAACGGTAGCCAATCTTGCAACAGAATCCGGAACACGCATCACTTCACGAAATTCCTAAATTCAATCATTAAATCTAttagtttaaataataaaagtatctGATGTATGTCATCCTCATAATACTAAATTAAATGTGGTAAGCAGAATAATATTTTACCCCATTCATACTTCCTCTCATTGTCTGAAAGTCCTGTGAGAAAAGTATCAGTATGACGCTAATTTAAAATCACCTATGAAACTTTAAAACTTATTTAATgcataacaaaattatatttaatacgtCAGTAACATCTTACCTCTAGATCTTTAACTTCATCGATTTCACTAACGTCTTGATAAGCTTTCGTCAATAACTCCAAAGCTTTTGCGTGAAAACTTAACTCGATAGCAACAAAATCTAACAGTAAGGTTTTTAAGTCATgtaatttccttttttcgaatGAATCAATTTGCTCTTCCAACCCCTTTACAACTCTTGAAACTTCGACGGAAGCTTTCATTAATTCCGATTCAGCTTGTGACTGTATTCATAtttaagaatataaaatacattGCAAATCGTGAacaatttaatatgaatattaatataaggATACGATCATTTGTCTGTTTCTAGGATTTCTTTCTCTGAGCCTGTCCAGATGTCTTTTCCTAGTTAACTCTTTGTCTCGTGCCGCAAAGGTATTTTTCACGTCATCACGAGCATGTTTACAGATAGTCGCATATTGAGAAAGCGGAGCAATTATTTTTGCATCGAATCTTTGTACTTTGGCATCACTAATAacataaaaaattctttttatttacacCTTTTCATGATTTAGCGAAACGAACGCGTACCTGTAGTCGCCTATCACCGAGAGAGTCGCTGAAAAGTTCGTCAATCCTGTAGAAAGTGATCGATTTATATTTTCCGAATGAGCGTAGGTCTGAATTACTTTTGCAATTTCATCGCCTTTATCGCGCAATCTGaaagtatatttataaatataaagaaataaaataatcgatATATAGGGGTACATATATCGGATTGCTGTTACCGACAAACCTTGCCGCTTTTCTTGCATATGCCGCAAACGTCACGCATAATTCTGCGAAATGTTTCTCCACGTTGGATATTCGATCCTGTACAAATTTCGCTTCTTGTTCCCTGACAAAGACGACAAAATAATGAACATAACGTTAAAACATACTTTCAGGTATTTTACAGCCGTGTAATCTGAAAATATTTACCATACACTGGTCTGGGATCTTGAACGTAACATCGTGTCATGTGTACGTATGCGTAgttttgcaatttcttttttttttcttaaatctaAATCGATGTTCGTATGAAAGTGTACTGTTTCTACCGTTTCATTCGCGTGGACTCCCCCACTAAACAGTTTATCGTTGACAGGTGGTGTATTACGACCCGAAGGGAGGTCGATTTTAGTCTATACTAACCGGCCTTTGTCTACCTACCTGCGTAGTTAAGTAAAACTATAGTTTCTTTACACAATGTTTCGAAAGGAATATAGTTCTTTGACCCTTTGCCTGATGATTCATTTTCACGCGACTCCGTACATGCAATTGTTATAAGAACATATTCCAAGAATAGAAATGTGTATAATAAGGattcaaagaatgaaaaaagcaTTAAGAAAACGTGTTTcgtcaataaaatttatagctTCTTTATTACAGCAAACGAATGACCTGCACCGCTACCGATACAAATTCCCGCGTAATTAAACGGAAGTGAAAGTTCTTCCGGAAATTTAACGTCTCTCGTATGACCGTTTCCGCAGTTTCCATGCTCGTTCCAACCCCAACACACAATCCTATCGTTCTCTGCAATATTAAGCATATAATACATTAATATACACGTTGATTTTGAATCCTTTGATGAAAAGTAGAGAAACACCTGTTAAAGCAACGTTATGTTCTGAACCGACAGAAATCTGACGAATTTTCGACTCGTTTTCGAGCCACATAACCTTCCAAGTTGATGATCCTTCGAATTCTTTAACACCTAATTGTCCATACGTATTTCTACCCCACGAAAAAATCTGACCATCTAGAAATAAGtaaattatctttaaaataaTACATGTTACTTATATAATAGATGTAAATTTGAATTACCACTTAATGCAACCGTATGCGACCAGCCACATTGGATCTCAGTCGGTGATTTAAACGGAACGTCTAATAGTTTTATTGGAAAGGATGTATTTGAGAGTATATCAGTATTTAAGCCTAATTGTCCATGTTTATTGTCACCGAAACCATAAAGATCCCCGTTTTCCTCTACTACAATAGTATGACGTTGACCACAGTTAACACTGTGCACATTTGTCAGAGTTGGAACTGTTTACGAAGCAGAATGAAACTCAGGCCATCATGGAAGAAAGGTTTCGTTTCAAAAATGTTTACCTTCTGTGAAAGTGTATGCGGCATTTAAAAGCGGTTCGTTCCTCGACAGACTTAGACCCAATTGTCCTCTATTACCTGCACCCGCTACCAGAACTTTATGATCCTCTGTTATTAGAGCAGTGTGCCTTAGGCCAAAGGAAATCCCTTTAACTTTTCGATCGATTAGAAGTTCAAAAGGTTCGTGCGTCCAACGAAGATTACTCAGGTGTTCCCCCAATTGTCCGAAACAATTCGACCCCCAGAGAAATAAAGTGCCTTCTATTGTCAATGCCGCGGAGCAATCCCAGCCACATGCGATGTCCACGACAACCTTGCCTTCAAGTTTATTATCTAGTTTTCGAAACGAAAGAACATCTTGCTGGGTAGAAAAACCTGCTTGACCTTTATTGTTCCAGCCGCAGGAATAAACGTTACCGTAATCGTCTAAAATTAAGGAGTGACCAGCACCGCCAACTATTTTACGTATTCTTCGGGGTTCTAATGAACATCTGGACAAATCAACTTCTTGGGGTAAAAGACATTCCTCCGAATGAATACCCTGTCCAAGTTGACCATGAGAATTGGCACCCTAAACAGCACATGATTTTTTTCTCTAAATGTAAACCTTATTTTGTcgagtaatttaaatttatgattGCTCTCCACATTTTGAATGTTCCGCCAAGTCATGGTGTTTCTATTTGAATTTGATCTTATTGACTACGAGTTACATTTTATCAACTGTATCTAATctattttgcaatttattatagattttatgtatttaaattattaacgtGATTACATTCGAAATTAAAATGACTGTATATGTAAAATATAGAGTAAAAATGATTAGTACGTTACCCATGAGATTAAACGATAGCTCATCGTTATTTGTAGGTGTGCaaattatttcttataaaatGGTCGTATttgatgtttaaataatatttaaataatagaattaaaaacATATCTACAATTTTAAGCTAGATAACTACGTACTAAAGTAAAGATTGAAAGACTCGCGGAACGGATAGGTTAACTTTTTGAGAATACGATGTATAGATGGCGGCAAACATCTTCATGTATACAATTTTTGTATTcagtttctttatttaattcatGAAAACATTGATTCTTTTATGGCGATGTGCAGAATTGTTATTTAGTTAACTATAGTAATTACAGTCATTAGATCAATCATTGATAGGACTTATACGATATGGAAGAACCTATCAAGTTTGATATCAAAGAGGTTAAGTCTGATCTTTTGCGCGCGATAAACGAATGTTCTCAACGTGGATTATTGCACACCACAAAATGGTTTGTACGTTTTTGAAATAAGAGTAAAAAgagaattgttattttattacggAGAGGgtataaaaagtaatttttatttgtttacagGCTAGCAGAATTGAGTTATTCCTTAAAAGACGTCAAACCAAATGTTCATGACATTACCGCCGATGTGTATTTGTCGGatacagaagaagaagaggatacATATATTTTGGCAAAAACGTATTTCGATTTAAAAGAATATGCTAGAGCGGCTTATTTTACCGAACAATGTAAAACTTCGAAAGTTAGATTTCTACATTTATATTCTCGCTACTTATCAggcgaaaagaaaaagattgatGACATGACTGTAGTGCCCCCGGATCCTTTGAAAAATGATAGTTTAAAATTGTTATGCGCGGATTTGAGGAAAGATCACTTGGATGATAAACTCGATGGTTTTAGTCTTTATCTCTTTGGTGTAACTTTGAAAAAGCTACAACTTACCAGAGAAGCTATG
It contains:
- the Fam92 gene encoding CBY1 interacting BAR domain containing protein Fam92 isoform X1, which produces MLRSRSQTSVWEQEAKFVQDRISNVEKHFAELCVTFAAYARKAARLRDKGDEIAKVIQTYAHSENINRSLSTGLTNFSATLSVIGDYSDAKVQRFDAKIIAPLSQYATICKHARDDVKNTFAARDKELTRKRHLDRLRERNPRNRQMISQAESELMKASVEVSRVVKGLEEQIDSFEKRKLHDLKTLLLDFVAIELSFHAKALELLTKAYQDVSEIDEVKDLEEFREVMRVPDSVARLATVERTSFRQAYSLTNLASRFTSSPIISQKLDTRATGSTDSAKSSLKTNSSESVQIEEYKESSEETDSESIKDKPIKLQTDSKHDGPRKFIFKAIPPIPAYQKFLTKPMIIKYN
- the Fam92 gene encoding CBY1 interacting BAR domain containing protein Fam92 isoform X5 — protein: MLRSRSQTSVWEQEAKFVQDRISNVEKHFAELCVTFAAYARKAARLRDKGDEIAKVIQTYAHSENINRSLSTGLTNFSATLSVIGDYSDAKVQRFDAKIIAPLSQYATICKHARDDVKNTFAARDKELTRKRHLDRLRERNPRNRQMISQAESELMKASVEVSRVVKGLEEQIDSFEKRKLHDLKTLLLDFVAIELSFHAKALELLTKAYQDVSEIDEVKDLEDFQTMRGSMNGEFREVMRVPDSVARLATVERTSFRQAYSLTNLASRFTSSPIISQKLDTRATGSTDSAKSSLKTNSSESVQIEEYKESSEETDSESIKDKPIKLQTDSKHDGPRKFIFKAIPPIPAYQKFLTKPMIIKYN
- the Fam92 gene encoding CBY1 interacting BAR domain containing protein Fam92 isoform X2 — encoded protein: MRDVCGICKKSGKVCRLRDKGDEIAKVIQTYAHSENINRSLSTGLTNFSATLSVIGDYSDAKVQRFDAKIIAPLSQYATICKHARDDVKNTFAARDKELTRKRHLDRLRERNPRNRQMISQAESELMKASVEVSRVVKGLEEQIDSFEKRKLHDLKTLLLDFVAIELSFHAKALELLTKAYQDVSEIDEVKDLEDFQTMRGSMNGEFREVMRVPDSVARLATVERTSFRQAYSLTNLASRFTSSPIISQKLDTRATGSTDSAKSSLKTNSSESVQIEEYKESSEETDSESIKDKPIKLQTDSKHDGPRKFIFKAIPPIPAYQKFLTKPMIIKYN
- the Fam92 gene encoding CBY1 interacting BAR domain containing protein Fam92 isoform X3; its protein translation is MLRSRSQTSVWEQEAKFVQDRISNVEKHFAELCVTFAAYARKAARLRDKGDEIAKVIQTYAHSENINRSLSTGLTNFSATLSVIGDYSDAKVQRFDAKIIAPLSQYATICKHARDDVKNTFAARDKELTRKRHLDRLRERNPRNRQMISQAESELMKASVEVSRVVKGLEEQIDSFEKRKLHDLKTLLLDFVAIELSFHAKALELLTKAYQDVSEIDEVKDLEDFQTMRGSMNGEFREVMRVPDSVARLATVERTSFRQAYSLTNLASRFTSSPIISQKLDTRATGSTDSAKSSLKTNSSESVQIEEYKESSEETDSESIKDKPVRIRHKSM
- the Fam92 gene encoding CBY1 interacting BAR domain containing protein Fam92 isoform X4; this encodes MQEKRQGLLRDKGDEIAKVIQTYAHSENINRSLSTGLTNFSATLSVIGDYSDAKVQRFDAKIIAPLSQYATICKHARDDVKNTFAARDKELTRKRHLDRLRERNPRNRQMISQAESELMKASVEVSRVVKGLEEQIDSFEKRKLHDLKTLLLDFVAIELSFHAKALELLTKAYQDVSEIDEVKDLEDFQTMRGSMNGEFREVMRVPDSVARLATVERTSFRQAYSLTNLASRFTSSPIISQKLDTRATGSTDSAKSSLKTNSSESVQIEEYKESSEETDSESIKDKPIKLQTDSKHDGPRKFIFKAIPPIPAYQKFLTKPMIIKYN